A window from Cryobacterium sp. SO1 encodes these proteins:
- the ppsA gene encoding phosphoenolpyruvate synthase produces MRGREVVWFNSIGLTDISQVGGKNASLGEMVRSLSARGVRVPNGFATTADAYRAFIDANGLEPVMRAQLDRYHSGDASLRETGQNLRESFLAGEFPAAIAEDIRVYYRTLSKDAEVANLPVAVRSSATAEDLPDASFAGQQETFLNVSGERDLLDACRRCYASLFTDRAISYREVKKFDHLDVALSIGVQRMVRSDLAGSGVMFSIDTDTGFPGAAVISAAWGLGETVVQGAVDPDKYLVFKALLDEPDCEPIIEKTLGRKDRKMTYAEGGSARTRVIDTPERERRAFVLDNAEIVQLGRWAAIVEDHYGRAMDMEWAKDGLTNELFLVQARPETVHSQKSLTRFSVSRLIESGPLLVSGVAIGDSIASGTACVIRDPADIENFRDGAILVTEMTDPDWVPIMSRASGIITDHGGPTSHAAIVSRELGVPAVVGTRNATEVLAENTPVTISCAEGDEGFVYAGILAAETEQIDLGAVPITRTQVMVNIASPAAAFEWWRLPTAGVGLARMEFIINNLIKVHPMALVHPERITDPAVQRQIRELTRGYDDLGEYFVNTLALGIAKLGAPYYPNPVIVRLSDFKSNEYAHLIGGDVFEQAEENPMLGFRGASRYYDPKYAEGFALECRALKRVRERIGFSNVIVMVPFCRTTAEADKVLAVMAENGLVRGENGLQVYMMCEIPANVILAEQFATRFDGFSIGSNDLTQLVLGVDRDSGDLAALFDERNEAVTRMISEAIEKAHAAGIKIGICGQGPSNYPDLAEFLVGEGIDSISLNPDSFLKTVHLIKDAETAGAAGEWPRPTRVTM; encoded by the coding sequence ATGCGTGGTCGCGAAGTGGTCTGGTTCAATTCGATCGGACTGACGGATATCTCTCAGGTCGGCGGCAAAAACGCATCCCTGGGCGAGATGGTGCGCTCGCTCTCGGCCCGGGGCGTGCGGGTGCCGAACGGCTTTGCGACCACCGCGGATGCCTACCGCGCCTTCATCGACGCCAACGGACTGGAACCCGTGATGCGCGCGCAACTCGACCGGTACCACTCCGGCGACGCGTCGCTGCGGGAGACCGGCCAGAACCTGCGGGAGTCGTTTCTGGCCGGCGAGTTCCCCGCGGCCATCGCAGAGGACATCAGGGTGTACTACCGCACCCTGTCCAAGGACGCCGAGGTGGCCAACCTTCCGGTTGCGGTGCGCAGCAGCGCCACCGCAGAGGACCTGCCCGATGCCAGCTTCGCCGGCCAACAGGAGACCTTCCTCAACGTCAGCGGTGAGCGCGACCTGCTCGACGCCTGCCGGCGCTGCTACGCGTCGCTGTTCACCGACCGGGCGATCAGCTATCGCGAGGTGAAGAAGTTCGACCATCTCGACGTCGCCCTGTCCATCGGCGTGCAGCGGATGGTGCGCAGCGACCTGGCCGGGTCCGGCGTGATGTTCTCCATCGACACCGACACCGGTTTTCCGGGGGCCGCCGTGATCAGCGCGGCGTGGGGGCTGGGCGAGACCGTGGTGCAGGGCGCGGTCGACCCCGACAAATACCTGGTCTTCAAGGCCCTGCTCGACGAACCGGACTGTGAACCCATCATCGAGAAGACCCTGGGCCGGAAAGACCGCAAAATGACCTACGCCGAGGGCGGCAGCGCGCGCACCCGGGTGATCGACACCCCGGAACGAGAGCGCCGTGCCTTCGTCCTGGACAACGCCGAGATCGTGCAGCTGGGACGCTGGGCGGCCATCGTCGAAGACCACTACGGCCGGGCGATGGACATGGAATGGGCCAAGGACGGCCTCACCAATGAGCTGTTCCTAGTGCAGGCGCGGCCGGAGACCGTGCACTCGCAGAAGAGCCTGACCCGGTTCTCGGTCAGCCGCCTCATCGAGAGCGGACCACTGCTGGTCTCCGGTGTGGCCATCGGTGACAGCATCGCCTCCGGAACGGCCTGCGTGATCCGTGACCCCGCCGACATCGAGAACTTCCGCGACGGCGCCATCCTGGTCACCGAGATGACCGACCCGGATTGGGTGCCCATCATGAGCCGGGCATCCGGAATCATCACCGACCACGGCGGCCCCACCAGCCACGCCGCCATCGTGAGTCGCGAGCTCGGAGTGCCCGCGGTGGTCGGCACCCGCAACGCCACCGAGGTGCTGGCCGAGAACACGCCCGTCACGATCTCCTGCGCCGAAGGCGACGAGGGGTTCGTCTACGCGGGAATCCTCGCCGCCGAGACCGAGCAGATCGACCTCGGGGCCGTACCGATCACCCGCACCCAGGTGATGGTCAATATCGCCAGTCCGGCCGCCGCCTTCGAGTGGTGGCGACTGCCCACCGCCGGGGTGGGCCTGGCGCGGATGGAATTCATCATCAACAACCTCATCAAGGTGCACCCGATGGCGCTGGTGCACCCGGAGCGGATCACCGACCCGGCGGTGCAGCGGCAGATCCGTGAGCTCACTCGCGGCTACGACGACCTCGGCGAGTACTTCGTGAACACCCTGGCCCTCGGCATCGCGAAGCTGGGGGCGCCGTACTACCCGAACCCGGTGATCGTGCGCCTGAGCGACTTCAAGTCGAACGAGTACGCGCACCTCATCGGCGGAGACGTCTTCGAGCAGGCCGAGGAGAACCCGATGCTCGGCTTCCGCGGGGCGTCCAGGTATTACGACCCCAAGTACGCCGAGGGTTTCGCGCTGGAATGCCGGGCGCTCAAGCGGGTACGCGAGCGGATCGGCTTCAGCAACGTGATCGTGATGGTGCCGTTCTGCCGCACCACGGCGGAGGCTGACAAGGTGCTCGCAGTGATGGCCGAGAACGGCCTCGTGCGCGGTGAGAACGGGCTGCAGGTGTACATGATGTGCGAGATCCCGGCCAACGTCATTCTGGCCGAGCAGTTCGCCACCCGGTTCGACGGCTTCTCGATCGGCTCCAACGACCTCACCCAGCTGGTCCTCGGCGTCGACCGGGACTCCGGCGACCTGGCGGCGCTCTTCGACGAACGCAACGAGGCCGTGACCCGGATGATCAGCGAGGCCATCGAGAAGGCCCACGCGGCCGGCATCAAGATCGGTATCTGCGGGCAGGGGCCGAGCAACTACCCCGATTTGGCCGAGTTCCTGGTGGGCGAGGGCATCGACTCCATCTCGCTCAACCCGGACTCGTTCCTGAAGACCGTGCACCTGATCAAGGACGCGGAAACGGCGGGGGCGGCCGGCGAATGGCCCCGACCCACCCGGGTGACCATGTGA
- a CDS encoding phage holin family protein, with protein sequence MIRILLRALIFLLSAALGLWVASLVLPDLTVTASGFVTAAVVFAVAQSVLSPFLAKVVARGAPAFLGGIGLLSTFVALWIASLFPGGLTITGWQTWILAALVVWLVTAVATLLLPLVFLREARDKRAGAARPML encoded by the coding sequence ATGATTCGCATCCTGTTGCGCGCGCTGATCTTTCTGCTCTCTGCGGCCCTGGGGCTCTGGGTGGCATCGCTTGTCCTGCCGGACCTCACGGTGACCGCGAGCGGGTTCGTCACCGCGGCGGTCGTGTTCGCCGTGGCTCAGAGCGTGCTCTCGCCGTTCCTCGCCAAGGTCGTCGCGCGGGGTGCGCCGGCGTTCCTGGGTGGCATCGGCCTGCTGTCGACGTTCGTCGCGCTGTGGATCGCCTCGCTGTTCCCCGGCGGGCTCACCATCACGGGGTGGCAGACCTGGATCCTGGCCGCCCTGGTGGTCTGGCTGGTCACGGCCGTTGCGACGCTGCTGCTGCCGTTGGTGTTCTTGCGCGAGGCGAGGGACAAGCGCGCCGGTGCGGCGCGCCCGATGCTCTGA
- a CDS encoding MFS transporter, producing MTDRTTAPWHLAAPALFVMAWGGNHFTPLLHMYETLGHYSTVTADLFLGLYVVGLVPGLLLAGALSDRYGRKPLVVAGVLAGILASILLGLGFSSEVVICLGRFLAGLSVGVAMSVGTAWIKELSSTPFDLVARPSAGARRPALTLTVGFGLGAGVSGVLAQWGPLPTLLPYAVHILLSLLILPRLLRTPETVPRSRVHASLWGDLKVPLAGHRRFLRVVLPTAPWVFGAAGIAYAMMPKLVESQLGELNLAFATLLTVVTLGTGALVQPQVSRLNSLTRGRAILVGMGIMLVGVLSAVATAVTLSPVLALITGVVLGAAYGITVVAGLVEIQRISTPTDLAGITGVYYSLTYVGFLLPVLFASLTEFASYPLMLSLLAAACAGCLTLTAVGLRRP from the coding sequence ATGACTGACCGCACCACTGCCCCCTGGCACCTCGCCGCTCCCGCCCTGTTCGTGATGGCGTGGGGTGGCAACCACTTCACCCCGCTGTTGCACATGTACGAGACCCTGGGCCACTACTCCACCGTGACCGCCGACCTGTTCCTCGGCCTCTACGTCGTCGGACTGGTTCCCGGTCTCCTGCTGGCCGGCGCCCTCTCCGACCGCTACGGACGCAAGCCCCTCGTGGTCGCGGGTGTCCTCGCCGGCATCCTGGCCAGCATCCTTCTCGGCCTCGGCTTCTCCAGCGAGGTCGTCATCTGCCTGGGCCGGTTCCTGGCCGGCCTGAGCGTGGGCGTGGCGATGTCGGTCGGCACCGCCTGGATCAAGGAGCTCTCCAGCACCCCATTCGACCTGGTGGCCCGCCCCTCCGCCGGGGCACGCCGGCCGGCCCTCACTCTGACCGTCGGTTTCGGCCTGGGCGCCGGGGTGTCCGGCGTTCTGGCCCAGTGGGGACCGCTACCCACACTGCTGCCCTACGCGGTGCACATCCTGCTGAGCCTGTTGATCCTGCCCCGCCTATTGCGCACCCCGGAGACCGTGCCGCGCAGCCGGGTTCACGCCTCGCTCTGGGGTGACCTCAAGGTGCCGCTGGCCGGCCACCGCCGGTTCCTGCGCGTTGTACTGCCGACTGCCCCGTGGGTGTTCGGCGCCGCAGGCATCGCCTACGCCATGATGCCCAAGCTCGTGGAGTCGCAGCTCGGTGAGCTCAACCTGGCCTTCGCCACTCTCCTGACCGTGGTCACCCTGGGCACCGGGGCTCTTGTGCAACCGCAGGTCTCCAGGCTCAACTCACTCACCCGGGGCCGCGCCATCCTCGTGGGCATGGGCATCATGCTCGTCGGCGTGCTCAGCGCCGTCGCCACGGCCGTCACCCTGTCCCCGGTGCTCGCCCTGATCACGGGCGTTGTGCTCGGGGCCGCCTACGGCATCACGGTGGTCGCCGGCCTCGTCGAGATCCAGCGGATCTCCACCCCCACCGACCTGGCCGGCATCACCGGCGTGTATTACAGCCTCACCTACGTGGGCTTCCTGCTCCCGGTGCTCTTCGCCAGCCTGACCGAGTTCGCGAGCTACCCGCTGATGCTCTCGCTGCTGGCCGCGGCCTGCGCCGGCTGCCTGACGTTGACCGCGGTGGGCCTGCGCCGCCCCTGA
- a CDS encoding GntR family transcriptional regulator, with translation MQFSPASSSPASNSRGTGPSAAERAYSHVADAIISGDLAASALITEGDVAASLGLSRTPVREAFLTLESAGLLRLFPKKGAIVTAVDDIETAELLQVRMLLETKAVQLLGERPGRIDAVDAELQSLIQAQTDSAAAGDLLAYARADHRFHSRIVDETHNSVIDEIYSRLGPRLERLVHRVAVRDPDNIDRLIAEHRLLAEHLRVGDTAAYEQLLRAHLESGHRVPRML, from the coding sequence ATGCAGTTCTCACCGGCCTCCAGTTCACCGGCCTCCAATTCCCGGGGCACGGGCCCCTCCGCGGCGGAGCGTGCCTACTCCCATGTGGCCGACGCCATCATCTCGGGCGATCTCGCGGCCAGTGCTCTCATCACCGAGGGGGATGTCGCCGCCTCGCTCGGGCTCAGCCGCACGCCGGTACGGGAGGCGTTCCTCACGCTCGAGTCGGCCGGGCTTCTCAGGCTCTTCCCGAAGAAGGGCGCCATCGTCACCGCGGTCGACGACATCGAGACCGCCGAGCTCCTGCAGGTGCGCATGCTCCTCGAGACCAAGGCCGTGCAGCTCCTCGGCGAGCGCCCCGGCCGGATCGACGCCGTCGATGCCGAGCTGCAGTCCCTGATCCAGGCGCAGACGGATTCCGCCGCCGCCGGCGATCTCCTGGCCTACGCCCGCGCCGACCACAGGTTCCACTCCCGGATCGTCGACGAGACCCACAACAGCGTCATCGACGAGATCTACTCCCGCCTCGGCCCCCGGCTGGAACGGCTGGTGCACAGGGTGGCCGTGCGCGACCCCGACAACATCGACAGGCTCATCGCCGAGCACCGCCTGCTGGCCGAACACCTGCGAGTCGGCGACACCGCCGCCTACGAACAGTTGCTGCGAGCCCACCTGGAATCGGGGCACCGCGTGCCCCGGATGCTCTGA
- a CDS encoding SDR family NAD(P)-dependent oxidoreductase, producing MSERTIVITGASDGIGAAAARALAAAGDRIVIVGRSPQKTEAVAAEIGADHFIADFSRLAEVRTLATELLKRYQRIDVLANNAGGILGDREVTVDGHEKTFQVNHLAPFLLTTLMMDRLLASRASVINTSSAANRFGHIDLDDLENERKYSPNNAYGDAKLANILFTRELHRRYSSLGLVTAAFHPGIVATSFSTESTSIMRLVYQTALKRMLITPEKGADTLVWLATTAAGVDWQSGEFYEKRLVHSTNRQAADAGLATALWERSIDMVASDLLPQGS from the coding sequence ATGAGCGAACGAACCATTGTGATCACCGGCGCCAGCGACGGCATCGGTGCGGCGGCCGCGCGAGCGTTGGCTGCGGCCGGTGACCGCATCGTCATTGTCGGGCGCTCGCCGCAGAAGACCGAGGCGGTGGCCGCCGAGATCGGCGCCGACCACTTCATCGCCGACTTCAGCAGACTCGCCGAGGTGCGCACCCTCGCCACCGAACTTCTGAAGCGCTACCAGCGCATCGACGTGCTGGCCAACAACGCCGGCGGAATCCTGGGTGACCGCGAGGTCACTGTCGACGGCCACGAGAAGACCTTCCAGGTGAACCACCTGGCGCCGTTCCTGCTCACCACCCTGATGATGGACCGTCTCCTCGCCAGCCGGGCGTCGGTGATCAACACCTCGAGCGCCGCCAACCGGTTCGGCCACATCGACCTGGACGACCTCGAGAACGAGCGCAAGTACTCGCCCAACAACGCCTACGGTGACGCGAAGCTGGCGAACATCCTCTTCACCCGGGAATTGCACCGGCGATACAGCTCGCTGGGACTCGTCACGGCGGCGTTCCACCCGGGCATCGTGGCAACGAGCTTCTCCACCGAATCCACGAGCATCATGCGGCTGGTGTACCAGACCGCGCTCAAGCGCATGCTCATCACGCCGGAGAAGGGCGCGGACACCCTGGTCTGGCTGGCGACCACGGCCGCCGGGGTCGACTGGCAGTCGGGGGAGTTCTACGAGAAGCGCCTGGTGCACTCCACGAACCGCCAGGCCGCGGATGCCGGCCTCGCGACGGCGCTCTGGGAGCGCAGCATCGACATGGTCGCCTCCGACCTGCTGCCGCAGGGCAGCTGA
- a CDS encoding FAD-binding oxidoreductase — protein MTETHVASAVVTELTAVLSSAQIVTGPRTESNRRDQSEGTLSGEPLAVVFPASTEEVAAVVTIAAAHRIPIVPQGARTGLAGGANSIEGAIVLSTTRLKKILVVDAANQTATVQAGVRTIALARAAEAVDLFYPPDPGSWRASTIGGNVATNAGGMLCVKYGVTGNFVRQLTVVLADGSIVHTGQRTIKGVAGYNLTALLVGSEGTLGIITEITVGLLPKPGSPSGVAATFADVDDALAAANAIVAGDRRPSVLEFLDGACIAAINAFDPASTLPSGAGALLLVQSDQIGQAHDDVEVYARMLRAGGAAEVTIAHDTESLDQLMSARRLLHPAVQAVRGGCLNEDITVPRSQLPALLTGLAEISLELDVPISTGGHIGDGNLHPVIGYDPEVPGEIDKAHAAFARVIDLAISLDGSASGEHGIGVLKRAHLDDELGPVLRDLQLRVKAAFDPHSILNPGKKL, from the coding sequence ATGACAGAGACCCACGTCGCGTCCGCAGTTGTCACCGAACTCACCGCCGTGCTCTCCAGCGCACAGATCGTGACGGGCCCCCGCACCGAGAGCAACCGGCGCGACCAGTCGGAGGGCACCCTGAGCGGCGAGCCTCTCGCCGTGGTCTTCCCCGCCAGCACCGAGGAGGTCGCCGCCGTCGTCACGATCGCGGCCGCCCACCGCATCCCGATCGTGCCCCAGGGAGCCCGCACGGGCTTGGCCGGCGGGGCGAACTCCATCGAGGGCGCCATCGTACTCAGCACCACCAGGCTCAAGAAGATCCTCGTCGTCGACGCCGCGAATCAGACCGCGACCGTGCAGGCCGGTGTGCGCACGATCGCGCTGGCCCGTGCGGCCGAGGCCGTCGACCTGTTCTATCCGCCGGACCCCGGCTCGTGGCGCGCCTCGACCATCGGCGGCAACGTGGCCACCAATGCCGGCGGGATGCTGTGCGTCAAGTACGGCGTGACCGGCAACTTCGTGCGCCAGCTCACCGTAGTGCTCGCCGACGGGTCGATCGTGCACACCGGCCAGCGCACCATCAAGGGCGTCGCCGGCTACAACCTCACCGCACTGCTGGTGGGCTCGGAAGGGACGCTCGGGATCATCACCGAGATCACCGTGGGCCTCCTGCCCAAACCCGGCAGCCCCTCGGGCGTCGCGGCGACCTTCGCCGATGTCGACGATGCCCTGGCGGCCGCCAACGCCATCGTCGCCGGCGATCGCCGGCCGAGCGTGCTGGAGTTTCTCGACGGTGCCTGCATCGCCGCCATCAACGCCTTCGATCCGGCCTCGACACTGCCTTCCGGCGCCGGCGCGCTTCTGCTCGTGCAGTCCGACCAGATCGGTCAGGCCCACGACGACGTCGAGGTCTACGCCAGGATGTTGCGCGCCGGGGGAGCCGCGGAGGTCACCATCGCGCACGACACCGAGTCGCTCGATCAACTGATGAGCGCACGACGACTGCTGCACCCGGCCGTGCAGGCCGTGCGCGGCGGCTGCCTTAACGAGGACATCACGGTGCCGCGTTCCCAGCTGCCCGCCCTGCTCACGGGCCTCGCCGAGATCTCGCTGGAGCTCGACGTGCCGATCAGCACCGGCGGTCACATCGGAGACGGCAATCTGCATCCAGTGATCGGCTACGACCCCGAGGTGCCCGGCGAGATCGACAAGGCCCATGCCGCGTTCGCGAGGGTGATCGACCTGGCCATCTCACTCGATGGTTCGGCCTCGGGGGAGCATGGCATCGGCGTGCTCAAGCGGGCGCACCTCGACGACGAGCTCGGCCCGGTGCTGCGTGACCTGCAACTGCGCGTGAAGGCCGCCTTCGACCCGCACTCGATCCTCAACCCCGGCAAGAAGCTCTAG
- a CDS encoding HNH endonuclease signature motif containing protein produces the protein MVQAVLASIDLDALSDAEVVAFTQMVEHAGRPVDAARIGAATVVGYRSRPGLGRDSMAWRLGASHQNDLLTRLTLASRQEMKRRLALGEKVAPRVLGGQVLEPEFPAVAAALTAGELGVDAAEAIVKGLTDYKVHGRFDADQADVESAEITLVERATGSVFDRIPGPGYPNTGTDSGPDTDTGTGTGTGTGTGTGTGTDAESGADGYRTGFTGPIRRLRDSDGFTYPADDLRPLAVRMQALLNPDGLAPNETTLEARSTLSFGELTRGLHPLRGGVTPELKGVIQNLFNTFQSARSAPAFPSAEEQRRIEAGELVPGELIDERTGGEKRADILRGILVQVAQDPRTPTMGGMPPTVMVHVNAADLLKQAGVGWIDGVDGPISMRTITQMIDNGGFQPIFFGSTGAVLGLGSKARCFSPMQRKMITARDGGCIIPGCDCPPQWTEVHHVTPWQTGGKTTVSNGVLLCWYHHHTITTAGWKIRMVAGLPQVKAPLWIDPTGKWRTPEKHRAHDPETRRQDE, from the coding sequence ATGGTGCAGGCCGTGCTGGCGTCGATCGACCTGGACGCTCTCAGCGACGCGGAGGTGGTGGCGTTCACCCAGATGGTCGAACACGCCGGGCGTCCCGTGGACGCGGCGCGGATCGGTGCGGCGACCGTGGTCGGCTACCGGTCCCGGCCCGGGCTGGGCCGGGACTCGATGGCCTGGCGGTTGGGCGCGTCACACCAAAACGACCTGCTCACCCGGCTGACCCTCGCGTCACGGCAGGAGATGAAACGGCGCCTGGCGTTGGGCGAGAAGGTCGCCCCGAGAGTCCTGGGCGGTCAGGTCCTCGAGCCGGAATTCCCCGCGGTCGCCGCCGCGCTCACAGCCGGCGAACTCGGGGTAGATGCAGCGGAGGCCATCGTGAAAGGGCTGACCGACTACAAGGTGCACGGCCGCTTCGACGCCGACCAGGCCGACGTCGAATCCGCCGAGATCACCCTCGTCGAACGGGCCACCGGGTCGGTCTTCGACCGCATCCCCGGCCCTGGCTACCCGAACACCGGGACGGACTCAGGCCCGGACACCGATACAGGCACGGGCACCGGCACAGGCACCGGCACAGGCACAGGCACAGGCACCGACGCTGAGTCCGGCGCTGATGGTTACCGCACCGGGTTCACCGGTCCGATCCGCCGGCTCCGTGACTCCGACGGGTTCACCTACCCGGCCGATGACCTCCGACCCCTGGCCGTTCGGATGCAAGCGCTGCTCAACCCCGACGGGCTCGCCCCGAACGAGACCACCCTCGAAGCCAGATCGACCCTCTCGTTCGGTGAGCTCACCCGGGGCCTCCACCCGCTCCGCGGTGGCGTGACGCCGGAGTTGAAGGGTGTGATCCAGAACCTGTTCAACACCTTCCAATCCGCCCGCTCCGCACCCGCCTTCCCCTCCGCCGAGGAACAACGGCGCATCGAGGCCGGAGAGTTGGTGCCGGGCGAGCTGATCGACGAACGCACCGGCGGCGAAAAGCGCGCCGACATCCTCCGCGGCATCCTGGTCCAGGTCGCCCAAGACCCCCGCACCCCCACCATGGGCGGCATGCCACCCACCGTGATGGTGCACGTGAACGCGGCCGACCTGCTCAAGCAGGCCGGGGTGGGCTGGATCGACGGGGTCGACGGGCCGATCTCGATGAGAACCATCACCCAGATGATCGACAACGGCGGCTTCCAACCCATCTTCTTCGGCAGCACCGGCGCCGTCCTCGGCCTGGGCAGCAAGGCCCGCTGTTTCAGCCCGATGCAACGCAAAATGATCACCGCCAGAGACGGCGGCTGCATCATCCCGGGCTGCGACTGCCCACCCCAATGGACCGAAGTGCACCACGTCACCCCCTGGCAAACCGGCGGCAAAACCACCGTGTCCAACGGGGTGCTGCTCTGCTGGTACCACCACCACACCATCACCACCGCCGGATGGAAGATCCGGATGGTCGCCGGGCTACCCCAGGTGAAAGCACCACTCTGGATCGACCCGACCGGGAAATGGCGCACACCCGAAAAACACCGCGCCCACGACCCCGAAACCCGACGGCAGGACGAGTAG
- a CDS encoding BatC protein produces MGINDDDITTSGADSNEGTADGGANQAGHDGGADGTADAGEGTADGGANPAGHDGGADGSASSEGTADGGANPEGHDGGADGTA; encoded by the coding sequence GTGGGCATCAATGACGACGACATCACCACATCCGGCGCGGATTCGAACGAGGGCACTGCCGACGGTGGTGCCAACCAGGCAGGCCACGACGGCGGTGCGGACGGCACCGCGGACGCCGGCGAGGGCACCGCTGACGGCGGCGCGAACCCGGCTGGCCACGACGGCGGTGCCGATGGCTCCGCCTCGAGTGAGGGCACCGCAGACGGCGGCGCCAACCCCGAAGGCCACGACGGCGGCGCCGACGGAACTGCCTGA
- a CDS encoding cupin domain-containing protein: MTSEGRGTRDRPALARLLAVSPDAFAGEYWDRQPLFTRAAALPSHFDDLFTAEAVDELVTHRGLRTPFVRMAREGNVLDPGRYTAPGGIGAEIGDQVSGDKVLDEFSGGATLVLQGLHRTWPSLADFTRQLITDLGHPVQVNAYITPASARGFDPHYDVHDVFVLQIAGEKRWRIHPPVHPQPLRDQPWSDHRRAVELQSQGDPAIDEVFRPGDVLYLPRGWIHSATALGGTSIHLTLGVAALTRHDVLREAVAQATADTGLRSALPLGIDLTDAATVAALLADVVHSLARYTANDDTDDGNAAQALAYAQEVSGRLARRVRPGTEPIAPLATAAAAAALHEVTTVSLRRGLDARLRPGLDRAEVALLLPGKTVTLPAEATDALTQILTGHTVQAGDLAGLDPASSLVVARRLVREGVLVVR, translated from the coding sequence ATGACGAGCGAGGGGCGCGGGACGAGAGATCGTCCCGCGCTCGCGCGCTTGCTGGCGGTATCCCCGGATGCTTTCGCCGGAGAGTACTGGGATCGTCAGCCGCTCTTCACCCGAGCGGCCGCCCTGCCAAGCCACTTCGATGACCTGTTCACCGCCGAGGCCGTCGACGAGCTCGTCACCCACCGCGGCCTGCGCACACCGTTCGTGCGCATGGCGCGGGAAGGCAACGTGCTTGACCCCGGCCGCTACACGGCACCGGGCGGAATCGGCGCGGAGATCGGCGACCAGGTCAGCGGCGACAAGGTGCTCGACGAGTTCTCCGGCGGAGCCACGCTGGTGCTCCAGGGGCTGCACCGCACCTGGCCGTCGTTGGCCGACTTCACCAGGCAACTCATCACAGACCTCGGCCATCCCGTTCAGGTGAACGCCTACATCACGCCGGCTTCCGCCCGCGGCTTCGATCCGCACTATGACGTGCACGATGTCTTCGTTCTCCAGATCGCAGGGGAGAAGCGCTGGCGCATTCACCCGCCGGTGCACCCACAGCCGCTCCGCGACCAACCGTGGAGCGATCATCGGCGCGCCGTGGAACTGCAGTCGCAGGGCGACCCGGCCATCGACGAGGTCTTCAGGCCGGGCGACGTTCTCTACCTGCCGAGGGGCTGGATCCACTCGGCAACCGCGCTCGGTGGCACCTCGATCCACCTCACCCTCGGCGTCGCCGCCCTCACCCGCCACGACGTGCTGCGCGAGGCCGTCGCCCAGGCCACGGCCGACACCGGCCTGCGCAGCGCCCTTCCGCTCGGCATCGACCTCACGGATGCGGCGACCGTCGCCGCCCTGCTGGCCGACGTCGTGCACTCCCTGGCCCGCTACACGGCCAACGACGATACCGATGACGGCAACGCGGCCCAAGCGCTGGCCTACGCTCAGGAAGTGTCCGGGCGGCTGGCCCGCCGGGTGCGGCCCGGTACCGAACCGATCGCACCCCTGGCGACGGCCGCCGCCGCCGCCGCACTGCACGAGGTCACCACGGTGAGCCTCCGCCGGGGACTCGACGCCCGGCTGCGGCCGGGTCTGGACCGGGCCGAGGTCGCGCTCCTGCTGCCGGGCAAGACGGTGACGCTACCCGCGGAGGCCACCGACGCCCTGACCCAGATTCTCACCGGGCACACCGTGCAGGCCGGCGACCTGGCCGGCCTGGACCCGGCCTCATCTCTCGTGGTCGCCCGGCGCCTGGTGCGCGAGGGTGTTCTGGTCGTGCGGTGA